A section of the Chlorocebus sabaeus isolate Y175 chromosome 17, mChlSab1.0.hap1, whole genome shotgun sequence genome encodes:
- the KCTD20 gene encoding BTB/POZ domain-containing protein KCTD20 isoform X1 encodes MNVHRGSDSDRLLRQEASCLVDDTSVAAQEKEANSLASSGPHNLTYPLVPRNEDLSLDYASQPANLQFPHIMPLAEDIKGSCFQSGNKRNHEPFIAPERFGNSSVGFGSNSHSQAPEKVTLLVDGTRFVVNPQIFTAHPDTMLGRMFGPGREYNFTRPNEKGEYEIAEGISATVFRTVLDYYKTGIINCPDGISIPDLRDTCDYLCINFDFNTIRCQDLSALLHELSNDGAHKQFDHYLEELILPIMVGCAKKGERECHIVVLTDEDSVDWDEDHPPPMGEEYSQILYSSKLYRFFKYIENRDVAKTVLKERGLKNIRIGIEGYPTCKEKIKRRPGGRSEVIYNYVQRPFIQMSWEKEEGKSRHVDFQCVRSKSLTNLVAAGDDVLEDHEILMHHPPQVDELDRLNAPLSQMASNDFQD; translated from the exons ATGAATGTTCACCGTGGCAGTGACAGTGACAGGTTATTGCGGCAGGAGGCCAGCTGCTTAGTGGATGATACTTCAGTTGCAGcccaagaaaaagaagcaaatagcCTGGCTTCATCTGGTCCTCATAATCTTACTTATCCTCTAGTTCCCAGGAATGAAG ACCTCTCGCTTGACTATGCCTCTCAGCCAGCAAATCTTCAGTTCCCTCACATAATGCCCCTTGCTGAAGACATCAAAGGTTCTTGCTTCCAAAGTGGGAATAAACGGAACCATGAACCTTTTATTGCTCCAGAAAGATTTGGAAACAGTAGTGTGGGCTTTGGCAGTAATTCCCATTCCCAAGCACCAGAGAAAGTGACGCTTCTTGTAGATGGCACACGTTTTGTTGTGAATCCACAGATTTTCACTGCTCATCCGGATACCATGCTGGGAAG GATGTTTGGACCAGGAAGAGAGTACAACTTCACTCGGCCCAATGAGAAGGGAGAGTATGAGATTGCTGAAGGCATCAGTGCAACTGTATTTCGCACAGTGCTG GATTATTACAAAACCGGTATCATCAATTGTCCTGATGGCATCTCTATCCCAGATCTTAGAGATACATGTGATTATCTCtgcattaattttgatttcaACACTATCCGATGTCAAGATCTGA GTGCTTTACTGCATGAACTGTCCAATGACGGTGCTCATAAGCAGTTTGATCACTACCTCGAAGAGCTGATCTTGCCTATCATGGTGGGCTGTGCCAAGAAAGGAGAGCGAGAGTGCCACATTGTTGTGCTGACGGATGAGGATTCTGTGGACTGGGATGAAGACCACCCTCCACCAATGGGGGAGGAATATTCCCAAA ttctTTATAGCTCCAAGCTATACAGATTCTTCAAATATATTGAGAATAGGGATGTTGCAAAAACAGTGTTAAAGGAACGGGGCCTGAAAAACATTCGCATTGGAattgaag GTTACCCTACctgtaaagaaaaaattaagagaaggCCTGGTGGCCGGTCTGAAGTCATCTATAATTACGTACAACGCCCCTTCATCCAGATGTcatgggaaaaggaagaagggaagagtcGCCATGTGGATTTCCAGTGTGTTCGAAGCAAATCCCTCACGAATCTGGTAGCTGCTGGAGATGATGTCTTGGAGGACCATGAAATATTAATGCATCACCCACCCCAAGTGGATGAACTTGACCGGCTAAATGCCCCACTTTCTCAGATGGCTTCTAACGACTTTCAGGATTAG
- the KCTD20 gene encoding BTB/POZ domain-containing protein KCTD20 isoform X2, producing the protein MFGPGREYNFTRPNEKGEYEIAEGISATVFRTVLDYYKTGIINCPDGISIPDLRDTCDYLCINFDFNTIRCQDLSALLHELSNDGAHKQFDHYLEELILPIMVGCAKKGERECHIVVLTDEDSVDWDEDHPPPMGEEYSQILYSSKLYRFFKYIENRDVAKTVLKERGLKNIRIGIEGYPTCKEKIKRRPGGRSEVIYNYVQRPFIQMSWEKEEGKSRHVDFQCVRSKSLTNLVAAGDDVLEDHEILMHHPPQVDELDRLNAPLSQMASNDFQD; encoded by the exons ATGTTTGGACCAGGAAGAGAGTACAACTTCACTCGGCCCAATGAGAAGGGAGAGTATGAGATTGCTGAAGGCATCAGTGCAACTGTATTTCGCACAGTGCTG GATTATTACAAAACCGGTATCATCAATTGTCCTGATGGCATCTCTATCCCAGATCTTAGAGATACATGTGATTATCTCtgcattaattttgatttcaACACTATCCGATGTCAAGATCTGA GTGCTTTACTGCATGAACTGTCCAATGACGGTGCTCATAAGCAGTTTGATCACTACCTCGAAGAGCTGATCTTGCCTATCATGGTGGGCTGTGCCAAGAAAGGAGAGCGAGAGTGCCACATTGTTGTGCTGACGGATGAGGATTCTGTGGACTGGGATGAAGACCACCCTCCACCAATGGGGGAGGAATATTCCCAAA ttctTTATAGCTCCAAGCTATACAGATTCTTCAAATATATTGAGAATAGGGATGTTGCAAAAACAGTGTTAAAGGAACGGGGCCTGAAAAACATTCGCATTGGAattgaag GTTACCCTACctgtaaagaaaaaattaagagaaggCCTGGTGGCCGGTCTGAAGTCATCTATAATTACGTACAACGCCCCTTCATCCAGATGTcatgggaaaaggaagaagggaagagtcGCCATGTGGATTTCCAGTGTGTTCGAAGCAAATCCCTCACGAATCTGGTAGCTGCTGGAGATGATGTCTTGGAGGACCATGAAATATTAATGCATCACCCACCCCAAGTGGATGAACTTGACCGGCTAAATGCCCCACTTTCTCAGATGGCTTCTAACGACTTTCAGGATTAG